In the genome of Quercus robur chromosome 3, dhQueRobu3.1, whole genome shotgun sequence, one region contains:
- the LOC126717320 gene encoding guanosine deaminase isoform X2, which produces MEEANVLEAKDGTISVASAFSGYQEVVQDRDHKFLTKAVEEAYKGVDCEDGGPFGAVVVHNDEVVVSCHNMVLRNTDPTAHAEVTAIREACKKLKKVDLSECEIYASCEPCPMCFGAIHLSRIKRLVYGAKAEAAIAIGFDDFIADALRGTGFYQEAHLEIKKADGSGAIIAEQVFEKTKAKFTVY; this is translated from the exons ATGGAGGAGGCCAATG TGCTGGAAGCTAAAGATGGAACAATTTCTGTGGCTTCTGCATTTTCTGGCTATCAGGAAG TTGTACAAGATAGAGATCACAAGTTTTTAACCAAAGCGGTTGAAGAAGCATATAAAGGGGTTGACTGTGAAGATGGAGGCCCATTTGGTGCAGTTGTTGTTCATAATGATGAGGTAGTTGTAAGTTGCCACAACATGGTTTTGAGAAACACTGACCCGACTGCACATGCAGAGGTTACTGCAATAAGAGAG GCCTGTAAAAAGCTGAAGAAAGTTGACCTCTCAGAGTGTGAGATATATGCATCTTGTGAGCCTTGTCCAATGTGCTTTGGTGCTATCCATCTTTCAAGAATCAAG aGGTTGGTTTATGGAGCAAAAGCTGAAGCAGCTATAGCAATTGGGTTTGATGATTTCATTGCAGATGCATTAAGGGGTACTGGATTTTATCAGGAGGCTCACTTGGAGATCAAAAAAGCTGATGGTTCTGGAGCTATTATTGCAGAACAAGTGTTTGAGAAGACAAAAGCAAAATTTACCGTGTATTGA
- the LOC126717320 gene encoding guanosine deaminase isoform X1 produces MEEANVLEAKDGTISVASAFSGYQEVVQDRDHKFLTKAVEEAYKGVDCEDGGPFGAVVVHNDEVVVSCHNMVLRNTDPTAHAEVTAIREACKKLKKVDLSECEIYASCEPCPMCFGAIHLSRIKRLVYGAKAEAAIAIGFDDFIADALRGTGFYQKANLEIKKADGSGAIIAEQVFEKTKAKFTMY; encoded by the exons ATGGAGGAGGCCAATG TGCTGGAAGCTAAAGATGGAACAATTTCTGTGGCTTCTGCATTTTCTGGCTATCAGGAAG TTGTACAAGATAGAGATCACAAGTTTTTAACCAAAGCGGTTGAAGAAGCATATAAAGGGGTTGACTGTGAAGATGGAGGCCCATTTGGTGCAGTTGTTGTTCATAATGATGAGGTAGTTGTAAGTTGCCACAACATGGTTTTGAGAAACACTGACCCGACTGCACATGCAGAGGTTACTGCAATAAGAGAG GCCTGTAAAAAGCTGAAGAAAGTTGACCTCTCAGAGTGTGAGATATATGCATCTTGTGAGCCTTGTCCAATGTGCTTTGGTGCTATCCATCTTTCAAGAATCAAG aGGTTGGTTTATGGAGCAAAAGCTGAAGCAGCTATAGCAATTGGGTTTGATGATTTCATTGCAGATGCATTAAGGGGTACTGGATTTTATCAGAAGGCTAACTTGGAGATCAAAAAAGCTGATGGTTCTGGAGCTATTATTGCAGAACAAGTGTTTGAGAAGACAAAAGCAAAATTTACCAtgtattga
- the LOC126717319 gene encoding F-box/kelch-repeat protein At3g23880-like produces the protein MLRHDLPQDVVVEILSRLPVKSLMRFNCVHKSWYALMRSHHFITKHHKFATSNNLGRGVVFKYRTSKGHLCVSLLSNDTLEVSRDVDLLSLFPDKIDGLHCIYGPYNGIFFLQGLYKGENVEDLVLWNPATRESKVLPEIKRSRRYDSGKKFCFKFGFGIDPNTNDYKVLRIVDFYGRQQLQFEVYNLCTDSWRVIDSSLSKLYNIYSPSFPSYLNGFHHWKAAEICMKARRKGKLFPEHGPTRLFIVSFDMSNEVFLETPLPTVPRAAGFIGQNIAVINDSVSLIVGYCDTRNLDINWFDIWVMSSEIGVERTWTKKFKVEGSGLAFGDRLLEIREDGLVLLHKNDGSLAVYDRKTQELRKFAKYGNQFYESVAVTYTETLAFMNGGRNLSE, from the coding sequence ATGTTGCGCCACGACCTTCCACAAGATGTGGTAGTGGAAATCCTATCAAGGTTGCCAGTGAAATCCTTGATGCGATTCAACTGCGTACATAAATCCTGGTATGCTCTTATGAGAAGCCATCATTTTATCACCAAGCACCACAAATTTGCCACTTCTAACAATCTGGGACGCGGTGTTGTCTTTAAATATCGGACGTCCAAGGGACACCTGTGTGTCTCATTGCTGTCTAATGATACCCTAGAGGTTTCCAGAGATGTAGATTTATTGTCATTGTTCCCAGACAAGATTGACGGCCTACACTGTATTTATGGTCCATACAATGGAATATTTTTTCTGCAAGGTTTATATAAGGGTGAAAATGTTGAGGATTTAGTGTTGTGGAACCCTGCCACAAGAGAATCAAAGGTGCTTCCCGAAATAAAGCGAAGCCGTCGTTATGattcaggaaaaaaattttgcttcaaATTTGGCTTCGGAATTGATCCCAACACCAATGATTACAAGGTGCTTAGGATTGTGGACTTCTATGGTCGCCAGCAACTCCAATTTGAGGTATACAACCTTTGTACCGATTCTTGGAGAGTGATTGATAGTTCCCTTAGCAAACTTTATAACATATACTCTCCTAGTTTTCCATCATACCTAAATGGATTTCATCATTGGAAGGCTGCAGAGATTTGTATGAAAGCTAGACGTAAGGGAAAGCTGTTCCCTGAACATGGGCCTACTCGCTTGTTCATAGTTTCATTTGACATGAGTAATGAGGTATTCCTAGAGACACCGCTTCCCACAGTACCACGTGCAGCTGGTTTCATAGGACAGAATATTGCTGTTATCAATGATTCTGTATCCTTGATTGTAGGATATTGTGATACTAGGAATCTAGATATCAACTGGTTTGATATCTGGGTGATGAGTAGTGAAATTGGTGTTGAAAGGACTTGGACTAAGAAATTCAAGGTCGAGGGATCTGGGCTTGCTTTTGGTGATAGACTTTTAGAAATTCGAGAGGATGGGTTGgttcttttacataaaaatgaTGGAAGCTTGGCAGTATATGACCGCAAAACACAAGAACTAAGGAAATTTGCAAAATATGGGAACCAATTTTACGAGTCCGTCGCTGTTACTTACACAGAGACACTAGCTTTTATGAATGGAGGACGTAATTTAAGTGAGTAA